A DNA window from Gemmatimonadaceae bacterium contains the following coding sequences:
- the prmC gene encoding peptide chain release factor N(5)-glutamine methyltransferase: MRSLRDVELPADITAAASGAGGAGTIGEMLDALAEDLGGTGGLAARQEARDLIAAVLGQPKFWPTAHRDEPLAPAALVALSEAAERLRRGMPFQYAVRRADFRTLTLYVDERVLIPRPETELLVDLVLAATTGAGLIADVGTGSGAIALSLAAEGRYEKVIATDISSDALTVARHNLRAVPAERRTLVEFRAGSWCAPLAGETLGALVANPPYIAPAEAGELPDLVRNWEPSFALFAERDGMAAVRAIVTGAVPVIAAHGVLALEVDARRAHDAAALVQESGAYEQVVVHKDLTGRERFVVARRKET; this comes from the coding sequence GTGCGGTCGCTGCGGGACGTCGAACTGCCGGCGGACATCACGGCGGCGGCGTCGGGGGCCGGCGGGGCCGGCACCATCGGCGAGATGCTCGATGCGCTCGCCGAGGACTTGGGCGGCACAGGCGGTCTCGCGGCGCGGCAAGAGGCGCGCGACCTGATCGCCGCGGTGCTGGGCCAGCCCAAGTTCTGGCCCACGGCGCATCGTGACGAACCGCTGGCCCCGGCCGCCCTGGTGGCGCTTAGCGAGGCCGCCGAGCGCCTGCGGCGCGGGATGCCGTTCCAGTACGCGGTGCGTCGCGCCGACTTTCGCACGCTGACGCTGTACGTGGACGAGCGGGTCCTGATTCCGCGCCCCGAGACGGAGTTGCTGGTGGACCTGGTGCTCGCGGCGACGACTGGCGCGGGGCTGATTGCGGACGTCGGCACCGGCTCGGGCGCCATCGCGCTTTCCCTGGCCGCCGAGGGGCGGTACGAGAAGGTCATCGCCACCGACATCTCCTCCGATGCCCTCACGGTGGCGCGGCACAACCTGCGAGCCGTGCCCGCCGAGCGCCGGACGCTCGTGGAGTTCCGCGCGGGGAGCTGGTGTGCGCCGCTGGCGGGGGAGACCTTGGGCGCGCTGGTGGCGAACCCCCCGTATATTGCGCCAGCGGAGGCGGGAGAGCTGCCCGACCTCGTGCGCAATTGGGAACCGTCGTTCGCGTTGTTCGCGGAGCGGGATGGCATGGCGGCCGTTCGCGCCATCGTCACCGGGGCGGTCCCGGTGATCGCCGCGCACGGCGTCCTCGCGCTCGAAGTCGACGCGCGGCGCGCGCACGATGCGGCGGCGCTGGTGCAGGAATCGGGGGCATACGAGCAGGTGGTGGTGCACAAGGACCTGACCGGCCGCGAGCGGTTCGTCGTGGCCCGACGCAAGGAGACGTGA
- the prfA gene encoding peptide chain release factor 1, with protein sequence MSLRDRLADALRRAADVERDLLDPAVLRDAKRLAELGREHQRLAGLVARANRLNKLEAELAQVRELVALDEPEMREEAQAEQARLEAEIPRLEEEIKPLLVPPDPLDDRNAIVEIRAGTGGDEAALFAADLYRMYTRYIERHGGWKLETLSLSDGSLGGYKEAVFKVSGAGAFGELRREAGVHRVQRVPATEAAGRIHTSAATVAVLPEAEDVDVAIEDKDLRIDVYRASGPGGQGVNTTDSAVRITHLPTGIVVTQQDQRSQIQNKAKAMEVLRSRLLDQRLAEQEAERARLRRSAVSTGDRSAKIRTYNFPQSRITDHRINFTTHDLQGVLDGKLGALTEALKTADLEERLASGGE encoded by the coding sequence CTGAGCCTGCGCGACCGCCTCGCCGACGCGCTCCGGCGCGCGGCCGACGTCGAACGCGACCTGCTCGATCCTGCCGTATTGCGGGACGCCAAGCGGTTGGCAGAGCTGGGCCGTGAACATCAGCGGTTGGCCGGGCTTGTTGCGCGCGCCAACCGCCTGAACAAGCTGGAAGCCGAGCTCGCGCAGGTGCGCGAGCTCGTTGCGTTGGATGAACCCGAGATGCGGGAAGAGGCGCAGGCGGAGCAGGCGCGCCTCGAGGCCGAGATTCCGCGGCTCGAAGAGGAGATCAAGCCGCTCCTCGTGCCGCCCGATCCGCTCGACGACCGCAACGCGATCGTCGAAATCCGCGCCGGCACGGGGGGCGACGAGGCGGCGCTGTTCGCCGCCGACCTCTATCGCATGTACACGCGCTACATCGAACGCCACGGCGGGTGGAAGCTCGAGACGCTCTCGCTCTCGGACGGCAGCCTGGGCGGCTACAAGGAGGCGGTGTTCAAGGTCTCCGGCGCGGGCGCCTTCGGCGAACTGCGGCGCGAGGCCGGCGTGCACCGCGTGCAGCGCGTGCCGGCCACCGAAGCCGCGGGGCGCATCCACACCTCGGCCGCCACGGTCGCCGTGCTCCCCGAGGCGGAGGACGTGGACGTCGCCATCGAGGACAAGGACCTCCGCATCGACGTCTATCGCGCGTCGGGGCCGGGCGGGCAGGGGGTCAACACGACCGACTCCGCCGTGCGCATCACGCACCTCCCCACCGGCATCGTGGTGACGCAGCAGGACCAGCGCTCGCAGATCCAGAACAAGGCCAAGGCCATGGAAGTGCTGCGCTCACGACTGCTCGACCAGCGCCTCGCGGAACAGGAGGCGGAGCGCGCCCGCCTGCGCCGGAGCGCGGTCAGCACCGGCGACCGGTCGGCGAAGATCCGCACGTACAATTTTCCGCAGAGCCGCATCACCGACCATCGCATCAACTTCACGACACACGACCTGCAGGGCGTGCTCGACGGCAAGCTGGGCGCGCTGACCGAGGCGCTGAAGACGGCCGATCTCGAGGAGCGTCTGGCGAGCGGCGGCGAGTGA
- the rpmE gene encoding 50S ribosomal protein L31, with amino-acid sequence MKADIHPVYATTTVHCACGNTFQTRSVRDEIHLDICSNCHPFYTGKQKLIDTAGRVERFNQKFKRKAAV; translated from the coding sequence GTGAAGGCCGACATCCATCCCGTCTACGCGACCACGACCGTGCACTGTGCGTGTGGTAACACGTTCCAGACCCGGTCTGTCCGCGACGAGATCCACCTCGACATCTGCTCGAACTGTCACCCGTTCTACACGGGCAAGCAGAAGCTCATTGACACCGCGGGCCGTGTCGAGCGCTTCAACCAGAAGTTCAAGCGGAAGGCTGCCGTCTGA
- a CDS encoding Crp/Fnr family transcriptional regulator, whose translation MPTIANFLSTVPLFKSLDATERQRFAELVREKSYPKGSVILFEDDPGDALFVVRSGRVKVVLLAEDGREVILSLMGAGEYFGELSLIDGHPRSAHVIAMEESSILVLHRDDFRRRVETSPGVAWALLQELSRRLRRADEKIGTLVLLDVPGRIARMLLDAAEEGGSDVIDKPLTHQTIAHVIGASRETVSRAMREFQDLNWLTTERRRIRLLDKAALRGRAQHRM comes from the coding sequence GTGCCGACGATCGCCAACTTCCTGTCCACCGTTCCGCTGTTCAAGTCGCTCGACGCAACGGAGCGGCAGCGATTCGCCGAACTCGTCCGTGAGAAGAGCTACCCCAAGGGGAGCGTCATCCTGTTCGAGGACGACCCCGGGGACGCCCTCTTCGTCGTGCGTTCGGGGCGCGTGAAGGTCGTGCTGTTGGCCGAGGACGGCCGCGAGGTGATTTTGAGCCTGATGGGAGCGGGCGAGTACTTTGGCGAGTTGTCGCTCATCGACGGCCATCCGCGCTCGGCGCATGTGATCGCGATGGAGGAATCGTCCATCCTGGTCCTGCACCGCGACGACTTCCGCCGCCGCGTCGAAACGAGCCCCGGCGTGGCGTGGGCGCTGCTGCAGGAGCTGTCGCGGCGGCTGCGCCGCGCCGACGAGAAGATCGGGACGCTGGTGCTGCTCGACGTCCCCGGACGAATTGCCCGCATGCTGCTGGACGCCGCCGAGGAGGGCGGCAGCGACGTCATCGACAAGCCCCTCACGCACCAGACCATCGCCCATGTGATTGGCGCGAGCCGCGAGACGGTCTCGCGCGCCATGCGCGAGTTCCAGGACCTGAACTGGCTCACCACAGAGCGTCGTCGCATACGGCTGCTGGACAAGGCGGCGCTCCGGGGACGGGCCCAGCATCGAATGTGA
- a CDS encoding MBL fold metallo-hydrolase, whose protein sequence is MTLRVQFWGTRGSIPSPGRRTVRYGGNTPCVEIRTEDGWLVILDAGTGIRELGLSLLERCDGAPLEGDIFLTHAHWDHIQGIPFFAPIFQRGNHFTIWGSKALEGSVDRVVRDQMSPVVFPVSFEELDARIDFSSIAAGERRAGRGYEVEAFEVLHPGGALGYRFRTPGGAGSIVYVPDNEVSAPEKYRVGAEWRAAFVEFVRGASVLVHDSMYTTEEFDHHRGWGHSTYRDAVELALEAGVGSLVLFHHEPRRADDELDQRVDECRALVRSRGGALQVLGAAEGMTLTV, encoded by the coding sequence ATGACCCTCCGTGTGCAGTTCTGGGGGACCCGCGGGTCCATTCCAAGTCCAGGGCGCAGGACCGTGCGCTACGGCGGCAACACGCCGTGCGTCGAGATTCGGACCGAGGATGGCTGGCTGGTGATCCTCGATGCCGGCACGGGGATTCGCGAGCTGGGTTTGTCGTTGCTGGAACGCTGCGATGGCGCGCCGCTTGAGGGCGACATCTTCCTCACGCACGCGCACTGGGATCACATCCAGGGCATTCCGTTCTTTGCGCCGATCTTCCAGCGTGGGAACCACTTCACGATCTGGGGATCGAAGGCGCTCGAGGGGAGTGTGGATCGGGTGGTGCGGGACCAGATGTCGCCGGTGGTCTTTCCGGTGTCGTTCGAGGAGCTCGATGCGCGCATCGATTTCTCCTCCATCGCCGCCGGCGAACGGCGCGCCGGCCGGGGGTACGAGGTGGAGGCGTTCGAGGTGCTGCATCCGGGCGGCGCGCTGGGGTACCGGTTTCGCACGCCCGGCGGTGCCGGGTCAATCGTGTATGTGCCGGACAACGAGGTGAGCGCCCCCGAGAAGTACCGGGTGGGCGCGGAGTGGCGAGCGGCGTTTGTGGAGTTCGTGCGTGGCGCCTCGGTGCTGGTGCACGACTCGATGTACACGACCGAAGAGTTCGACCATCATCGCGGCTGGGGGCATTCGACCTATCGCGATGCCGTGGAGCTGGCCTTGGAAGCGGGCGTGGGATCGCTGGTGCTGTTCCACCACGAGCCCCGCCGCGCCGATGACGAATTGGACCAGCGCGTCGACGAATGCCGCGCGCTGGTGCGCTCCCGCGGAGGGGCGCTGCAGGTGCTGGGAGCCGCTGAAGGAATGACGCTGACCGTTTAG
- a CDS encoding CsgG/HfaB family protein — MKFSKMFALLAVLAFAVPSLVAAQGGSKPTVAVLYFNNSAIGSANAELQPLSKGIADMLIGELAANPNIRVVERDQIQKVLEEQKLGTDGKVDNESAVKVGKLVGAHYMVTGGFVTDRTGRMRFTARVFNTETSLIVFPAAGGPTGVVDGKIDNFMELVVQLAAKINTGAKLPDIPARVGEARKDAAKKVPYEAIALYSKGLAAKDAGNKSEAVSLFQKSLDKFPQFEKAQTELKKLQ, encoded by the coding sequence ATGAAGTTCTCGAAGATGTTTGCCCTGCTCGCCGTGCTGGCGTTCGCCGTGCCGTCGCTCGTCGCCGCCCAGGGCGGCAGCAAGCCGACGGTGGCGGTGCTGTACTTCAACAACAGCGCCATCGGCAGCGCCAACGCCGAGCTGCAGCCCCTGTCGAAGGGGATCGCCGACATGCTGATCGGCGAGCTCGCGGCCAACCCCAACATTCGCGTGGTCGAGCGCGACCAGATCCAGAAGGTGCTCGAGGAGCAGAAGCTGGGCACCGACGGGAAGGTCGACAACGAGTCTGCCGTGAAGGTGGGCAAGCTCGTCGGCGCGCACTACATGGTGACCGGCGGCTTCGTGACCGACCGCACCGGCCGCATGCGCTTCACCGCGCGCGTCTTCAACACGGAGACGAGCCTGATCGTCTTCCCGGCGGCCGGCGGCCCGACGGGCGTCGTGGACGGCAAGATCGACAATTTCATGGAACTCGTCGTCCAGCTGGCCGCGAAGATCAACACGGGCGCCAAGCTGCCGGACATCCCGGCGCGCGTGGGCGAGGCCCGCAAGGACGCCGCGAAGAAGGTGCCTTACGAGGCCATCGCGCTCTACAGCAAGGGGCTCGCCGCGAAGGACGCTGGCAACAAGTCGGAAGCGGTGTCGCTCTTCCAGAAGTCGCTCGACAAGTTCCCGCAGTTCGAGAAGGCGCAGACCGAGCTGAAGAAGCTGCAGTAG
- a CDS encoding HD domain-containing phosphohydrolase, with the protein MTTTPLILASTGRSYAAFPTLGTDPGFAVRRVTSLPAGGDLPAEQPVVVLLDAALAADRAAVAALDAQAALIGIGAAGALEPDASLPADALCAFVAEDAPPAHARTALQGAVRHAAALVAARREAAQAAARAGEIAELTRIGVALSTERDLPTLLTLILEQARRLSSADAGSLYLVERGGDGAVLRFKLSQNSTVPDLPFSEFTIPLNATSIAGAAAVSGDAITFDDAYALGPGDRFQFNRSFDEKFGYRTKSMVTIPMRTHRDEIVGVLQLINRKRHAAARLAAAADVEREVLPFDANAVALVSALASQAAVAIENGRLYEDIERLFEGFVMASVTAIESRDPTTSGHSSRVAVYTTGLAGAVDRVDSGPYGHVRFSREEMRELRYASLLHDFGKVGVREQVLVKQKKLYPSDLAIIRHRFQFLLQRADLQYERERAQYLWEHGRTNYDDALLKLERSRGEARDELQRYLDAIVRANEPTILPEGTFEELSEINERLFVDFDGTEKPLLSDDELRYLMINRGNLDERERREIESHVTHTYRFLDQIPWTRELKGIPLIAWGHHEKLDGTGYPRGVAAADIPVQTRMMTISDIYDALTATDRPYKRAVPNERALDILHDEARHGHVDAALLAAFIEAKVFDAVQPAEGRRSGAGRRLTPTG; encoded by the coding sequence GTGACCACGACGCCGCTGATCCTCGCCTCGACTGGCCGCAGCTACGCGGCCTTCCCCACCCTGGGCACCGATCCGGGGTTCGCCGTGCGCCGTGTGACGTCGCTGCCCGCCGGCGGCGACCTGCCCGCCGAGCAGCCCGTGGTGGTGCTGCTCGACGCGGCGCTCGCGGCCGATCGCGCGGCCGTCGCCGCGCTCGACGCTCAAGCGGCCCTAATCGGCATCGGCGCGGCGGGCGCACTGGAACCCGACGCCTCGCTTCCCGCCGACGCACTCTGTGCCTTCGTCGCGGAGGATGCCCCGCCGGCGCACGCGCGCACGGCGCTCCAGGGCGCCGTGCGCCACGCCGCGGCGCTCGTGGCGGCGCGGCGTGAGGCCGCGCAAGCGGCCGCGCGCGCCGGCGAGATCGCGGAACTCACGCGCATTGGCGTGGCGCTGTCCACGGAACGCGACCTGCCGACGCTGCTGACGCTGATCCTCGAGCAGGCGCGGCGGCTGTCGAGCGCGGATGCGGGTTCGTTGTACCTGGTGGAACGGGGAGGCGACGGCGCCGTGCTGCGCTTCAAGCTCTCGCAGAACTCCACCGTCCCCGACCTGCCGTTCAGCGAGTTCACCATTCCGCTGAACGCGACGTCCATCGCCGGCGCGGCGGCGGTGTCGGGCGACGCGATCACCTTCGACGACGCCTACGCGCTGGGCCCGGGCGACCGCTTCCAGTTCAACCGGTCATTCGACGAGAAGTTCGGCTATCGCACCAAGTCGATGGTGACCATCCCCATGCGCACGCATCGCGACGAGATCGTGGGCGTGCTGCAGCTGATCAACCGCAAGCGGCACGCCGCGGCGCGGCTGGCGGCGGCTGCCGACGTGGAACGCGAGGTGCTCCCGTTCGACGCCAACGCGGTGGCGCTGGTGAGCGCGCTCGCGTCGCAGGCCGCCGTGGCCATCGAGAACGGGCGGCTGTACGAGGATATCGAGCGGCTCTTCGAGGGGTTCGTGATGGCGTCGGTGACGGCGATCGAGAGCCGCGATCCCACCACGTCGGGCCATTCGTCCCGCGTCGCCGTCTACACCACCGGACTCGCCGGCGCCGTGGACCGCGTGGACAGCGGCCCGTACGGCCACGTGCGCTTCTCGCGCGAGGAGATGCGCGAGCTGCGCTACGCCTCGCTGCTGCACGACTTCGGCAAGGTCGGGGTGCGCGAGCAGGTGCTGGTGAAGCAGAAGAAGCTCTACCCGTCGGACCTCGCGATCATCCGGCACCGGTTCCAGTTCCTGCTGCAGCGCGCCGACCTGCAATACGAGCGCGAGCGGGCGCAGTACCTGTGGGAGCACGGGCGCACGAACTACGACGACGCGCTGCTGAAGCTGGAGCGCTCGCGCGGCGAGGCGCGCGACGAGCTGCAGCGCTACCTCGACGCCATCGTGCGGGCGAACGAGCCGACGATCCTCCCCGAGGGGACGTTCGAGGAGCTGAGCGAGATCAACGAACGGCTGTTCGTGGACTTCGACGGCACCGAGAAGCCGCTGCTGAGCGACGACGAGCTGCGCTACCTGATGATCAACCGCGGCAACCTCGACGAGCGCGAGCGCCGCGAGATCGAGAGCCACGTGACGCACACGTACCGCTTCCTCGACCAGATCCCGTGGACGCGCGAACTGAAGGGGATCCCGCTCATCGCGTGGGGGCACCACGAGAAGCTGGACGGCACCGGCTATCCGCGCGGCGTCGCGGCCGCCGACATCCCGGTGCAGACGCGGATGATGACCATCAGCGACATCTACGACGCGCTCACCGCCACCGACCGTCCGTACAAGCGCGCCGTGCCGAACGAGCGCGCGCTGGACATCCTGCACGACGAGGCCCGGCACGGGCACGTGGACGCGGCCCTGCTCGCCGCGTTCATCGAGGCCAAGGTGTTCGATGCGGTGCAGCCGGCGGAGGGGAGACGCTCGGGGGCGGGGAGACGGTTGACACCGACCGGGTAA
- a CDS encoding M14 family zinc carboxypeptidase yields MSRLSRLLLAPALLLATQLAGAQQPVDQEYTKKIKEHLQDARISTEFVDHLPASSKVPTPLTFLGRIVGTPGELTYARDIYRYLEAVAKASNGRARFWTIGKTEEGRDMVLFAVADAGTIANLDQYKGMLKQLTDPRKTGEAEAQRLIKSAKPIYWITSGLHSPENGGPEMLMELAYRLVVDEGEFYQDIRKNVITFITPVLEVDGREKQVDTYYFNKKRAAGEARLPLMYWGKYVQHDNNRDGMGQLLAITKNTTKFFLQWTPTIMHDLHESVTYLYASTGSGPYNEQVDAITVNEWWDLAINEVQEMAKRNVPGVWTYGFYDGWTPNYLFYVAHAHNATGRFYEVQSYGPDNYVVRPPATTTSREWFRPNPPLPVINWGPRNNTNIQESAMLLSLSHVAKNRAHFLENYWLKNKRSVDKGTNGPTFAWVIPAGQHKKADAADAVNDLMTQGLEFHRATSAFKAGSVDVKPGDYIIRADQPYRTLADMYFSLQAFSAANPSPYDDTGWTFQLMRDLVITPVADKAILGAPMTPVSGKVVAAGGVEGTGSTLIVAATSDNNLVSFRFKNADVKMAAAEEDFEAGGQKFMAGSFIIANADRARLEPQLKTLGLSAVAVATAPTVKSHDLDLPRIGYVHSWTRTQDEGWVRAALDTYGVPYTYFADQKLRAESNLRAKYDVIVFPHVGGTPQSMVAGIANTGTQPLPYKKSKDTPNLGTPDESDDIRGGMGLDGLMNLYKFVQEGGTLITEGATSTIFPEYNLTPGVTVETPSDLFVRGSIMRGIIADKKSPITYGYAGTQIPVYFSTAPVLNAAPGGAGGFGGFGRGSSQSQNVTPMATPNQPKLSPWEQSAAAAAPAASEGAGRGGRGAGAGAGTGAGGFGGFAASVGERPRVILSFPTNADDMLLSGSLVNGQSLSGRAQLVDSPIGKGHVVMFAIRPFWRWQTQGTYSLGFNTILNWNDLDAGKR; encoded by the coding sequence ATGTCCCGCCTTTCTCGTCTCCTCCTCGCCCCCGCCCTGCTGCTCGCAACGCAGCTGGCTGGCGCGCAGCAGCCGGTCGACCAGGAGTACACCAAGAAGATCAAGGAGCACCTGCAGGATGCCCGCATCTCCACGGAGTTCGTGGATCACCTGCCGGCCTCGAGCAAGGTGCCGACGCCGCTCACGTTCCTCGGCCGCATCGTCGGGACGCCCGGCGAGCTGACGTATGCCAGGGACATCTACCGCTATCTCGAGGCGGTGGCCAAGGCGTCGAACGGGCGCGCGAGGTTCTGGACGATCGGCAAGACGGAGGAAGGGCGCGACATGGTGCTCTTCGCCGTGGCCGACGCGGGGACGATCGCCAATCTCGACCAGTACAAGGGGATGCTGAAGCAGCTCACCGACCCGCGGAAGACGGGCGAGGCGGAGGCCCAGCGGCTGATCAAGAGCGCCAAGCCCATCTACTGGATCACGTCGGGGCTGCACTCGCCCGAGAACGGCGGCCCGGAGATGCTGATGGAACTCGCGTACCGCCTGGTTGTCGACGAGGGCGAGTTCTACCAGGACATCCGCAAGAACGTCATCACCTTCATCACGCCGGTGCTCGAGGTGGACGGGCGCGAGAAGCAGGTGGACACGTACTACTTCAACAAGAAGCGCGCGGCCGGCGAGGCGCGCCTCCCGCTGATGTACTGGGGCAAGTACGTGCAGCACGACAACAACCGCGACGGCATGGGGCAGCTGCTGGCCATCACGAAGAACACCACGAAGTTCTTCCTCCAGTGGACGCCCACCATCATGCACGACCTGCACGAGTCGGTGACGTACCTCTACGCCTCCACCGGCAGCGGCCCGTACAACGAGCAGGTCGACGCCATCACGGTGAATGAGTGGTGGGACCTCGCCATCAACGAGGTGCAGGAGATGGCCAAGCGCAACGTGCCGGGCGTGTGGACCTACGGGTTCTACGACGGCTGGACGCCGAACTACCTCTTCTACGTGGCTCACGCGCACAACGCGACCGGCCGCTTCTACGAAGTGCAGAGCTACGGCCCGGACAACTACGTGGTGCGCCCGCCGGCGACGACGACCAGCCGCGAGTGGTTCCGCCCGAACCCGCCGCTCCCGGTCATCAACTGGGGGCCGCGCAACAACACCAACATCCAGGAATCGGCGATGCTGCTGTCGCTCTCGCACGTGGCCAAGAACCGCGCGCACTTCCTGGAGAACTACTGGCTCAAGAACAAGCGCTCGGTGGACAAGGGCACGAACGGCCCGACCTTCGCCTGGGTGATTCCCGCCGGACAGCACAAGAAGGCCGACGCGGCTGATGCGGTGAATGACCTGATGACGCAGGGGCTCGAGTTCCACCGCGCCACGTCAGCCTTCAAGGCGGGGAGCGTGGACGTCAAGCCGGGCGACTACATCATCCGCGCGGACCAGCCGTACCGCACGCTCGCCGACATGTACTTCTCGCTGCAGGCCTTCTCGGCCGCCAACCCGTCGCCGTACGACGACACGGGGTGGACGTTCCAGCTGATGCGCGACCTCGTCATCACGCCGGTGGCCGACAAGGCGATCCTCGGCGCGCCGATGACGCCGGTCAGCGGCAAGGTGGTCGCGGCGGGCGGCGTCGAGGGGACCGGGAGCACGCTGATCGTCGCCGCGACGAGCGACAACAACCTGGTTTCCTTCCGCTTCAAGAACGCCGACGTGAAGATGGCGGCCGCCGAGGAGGACTTCGAGGCGGGCGGGCAGAAGTTCATGGCCGGGTCGTTCATCATCGCCAACGCCGACCGCGCCAGGCTCGAGCCGCAGCTGAAGACGCTGGGGCTGAGCGCCGTGGCCGTCGCGACGGCGCCGACGGTGAAGTCACACGACCTCGACTTGCCGCGCATCGGCTACGTGCACAGCTGGACGCGCACGCAGGACGAGGGGTGGGTGCGCGCCGCGCTCGACACGTACGGCGTGCCGTACACCTACTTTGCCGACCAGAAGCTGCGCGCCGAGTCCAACCTGCGCGCCAAGTATGACGTGATCGTCTTCCCGCACGTGGGCGGCACGCCGCAGTCGATGGTCGCCGGCATCGCGAACACCGGCACGCAGCCCCTCCCCTACAAGAAGTCCAAGGACACGCCGAACCTGGGCACGCCCGACGAGAGCGACGACATCCGCGGCGGGATGGGGCTCGATGGGCTGATGAACCTGTACAAGTTCGTGCAGGAGGGCGGCACGCTCATCACCGAGGGCGCCACCTCGACGATCTTCCCCGAGTACAACCTGACGCCGGGCGTGACGGTGGAGACGCCGAGCGACCTGTTCGTGCGCGGCTCGATCATGCGCGGCATTATCGCCGACAAGAAGAGCCCCATCACCTACGGGTATGCGGGTACCCAGATCCCGGTCTACTTCAGCACCGCGCCGGTGCTGAACGCGGCCCCGGGAGGCGCGGGCGGCTTCGGCGGCTTTGGCCGTGGCTCGTCGCAGAGCCAGAACGTGACGCCGATGGCCACGCCCAACCAGCCGAAGCTGTCGCCGTGGGAGCAGTCGGCGGCGGCGGCGGCGCCAGCCGCGAGTGAAGGGGCAGGACGCGGCGGGCGCGGTGCGGGCGCGGGCGCTGGTACCGGCGCTGGCGGATTTGGCGGCTTTGCCGCGAGCGTGGGCGAGCGGCCGCGCGTGATCCTGTCGTTCCCGACGAATGCCGACGACATGCTGCTGTCGGGCTCGCTGGTGAACGGTCAGTCGCTCAGCGGACGCGCGCAGCTCGTGGACTCGCCCATCGGCAAGGGGCACGTGGTGATGTTTGCCATCCGGCCGTTCTGGCGCTGGCAGACGCAGGGGACGTACTCGCTCGGGTTCAACACGATCCTGAACTGGAACGACCTCGACGCGGGCAAACGCTAG